The Phaseolus vulgaris cultivar G19833 chromosome 5, P. vulgaris v2.0, whole genome shotgun sequence genomic interval CTCTAAGTACCCTTTAGAAACagtataaaacaaatttataagtCCGTGAGATATTTTTACAAGTTTGATTGGATTTAAATGTCATGTAATAATCAATTTTCTGTGTACTCAAACAAAAGTGTGCATATGCATAATCTACACTAAGGTTACAAATCTGAAGATATGTTGATTTACCTCAACTGGTTCTAGGAGCCCTTCCATTGCCTTTCGTACGTCATCAATTAATTCATAAATAACTCTGTATAATCTAATCTCAACCGCTTTGTTATCAGCATAGCTTTTCACAGAGCCTGGTGCTTTCGCATTAAAGCCCACAATGATGGCCTTGCTTGCAACTGCAAGGTCCACATCACTAGTGTTTACATCACCTGTTGCTTCCAACAAAAACTTTAGTGTGACATTTTCTTGTGGTAGCACCTGCAGAGCTTTTCTTACAGCTTCAATAGATCCCTAGCCATGAGCAAGAACAATGACATTAATTACATGTGAAGCAATAACCACAGTAATGACTAATGATAAACGAAACATATTGCAGTTTTAGCTATTTAATACAATACAGAAAATGCCACCTTCATTGTATGTTACCTATTGTGGACATTTGACAAGGCATACAACAGATTTCCGTACAGGCTAGGTTATTGATAGCAAATAGGATAAGGTTGGTATTGACACTTCCATACAGGCAACActaaaaattacataatacaCTCGTGTTTAACACTTAAACAGGCAATGTTGTTTCCTGACAGATATATAAGCATGTCTTGGTAATTCTATTGAAGGCGAGAAAAAGCACCCAAAGCCCTCTTAGGATAGTTCGTAAAGGAAAATTGGTAAGATACATGCTACGTAAGTTATGCTCTCATTTCAATGTTTCGATACAATATATAATCTGCATGAAAAATTATATCTCTGATAAAGTCATTAATAGGTTCAATCAGCCAAGCAGTTCCAAATTAAAAGTCAACCAGAAACTGTACAGATTCAAGCAACACTAGCAAAAAGAAGTGATCATACCTGAAGATCAaccttcaaaataatatttagttgATGCAAGTCGAGTCCAGACAGCTTTCCTGAGGAAACTGCCGAAGCTAAGGAAGAAAGGGTGATCTTGCCATCTCCTGCCTTAGCTGAAATACGCTCATTTCGCAATGACTCAGCACGAGTCTCTGCCCTTTCGCGTGCAGCATCAAGGGATTCAACAACCTCAAATACATCACCGGCAATAGGAACATTATTCAATCCAATAACCTGTATAAATCAGAAAATTTTGAATTAGGTGAAATTTTAGCATCTATAAAGAGCCTCACAATTCTTCTTGTGGCTCTTAAAAAGTACCTGAAGAAGGTAACTACGAAATTCAAAATCTATGGGTGATATATTCTTTATTCTCCACCTTATGCTACTAAGAGCAACATTGATGCCACCAACatatttttgtcttttgatTCTTTATGAGGATTGGAAATAATGACACTTAATGAAGTCATGAAATACTATGTTCATGTATCTCAATTTGTATGCATTCAGTGCTCATGGATATTAATTTGTAGGAAGTTGCATCAGTTATTATAACCCAGGGGAATAGTCTCCACAAAGTCTATAAGGGTCTACATAAGGAGCAGAATCTATGCACTACAACTGAATAAGAAGCTGTTTCATTCTCTAAGCTGCTCTCTCTTAATTCTACCCCTACCACTGAATTCGACTGAAAACATTTCCTCTAATCAATACGTTTGTAATATGAAACATCAATTAGTTGGAGGAATGAAATCTACCTGATAGAATGAGACCAATGACTTTTTGTAGTAATTAATAATGCAACAGCTATGAAGTTCTACTTATTCTTCCCAGGCAAATCCCCCCAAAGCCCCAAAGGAGGAGTGCAGGATCAATACAGAAAAAGACAGATGAAAGAAGCATTTGTTGTAAAAAAACACATTGCAAAATCTTCTAACCACAATCTTTTATAGGATTGCTTCACCCCACACCTTAACCAGACACAAAAGTGTAGCTCATCCATTCACATCGAAGAGACAAAACCATTCTTGAATACAAAGAAAGAACCTCAAATTTGTGTTCTCCATATTAATTGGTTTGTTCTTGGTTGGTTATAGAAATATTTGTTTTGTTCAGCAATCATATATGGATGTAAATGCACATACAATAAATATAACAGAcaataattatgtaatttaaatgGAAATTACAGAAATTTCATGTCAACAATGAATTCTCACcaataaataaaagatgataGAATCTGGATTAGAAactacaaataaaattaattttataaaatattcaggGTATTTGAGAGATCATGTTCTCTTCCCTCCCTTGAGtaaaattctttttattaaatgatAAAGTGTAGCTCTGTCTCTAATCTCCTTGTTTATTTATAGGCAACATGCCTCATTCAAACTATTTCATTCCACTAACCTAGCTACCTAACTCACTAACGTAACCATCTAGCGGGTACCAAACAGAAGATGAGTGAACTTAATGAGCATCCAGTATTTATATTGATTAGCAAACTCATATTTGATACATGCAGATATAGTGATCCAGTCCATGTACATGTCAAAGGAAACCACATTATTAATGTGAATCATGTAATCAAATGACTCACAAACCTGATATAGAACACTAGTTGTCCAATTTAGCTTAAGATGCTTAATGGGAAATGGTGTGTTAACTACATCACAATCCCCCCTAGTTCttttgtactgtgttatccaattTTTTAAGCAAATTCTCAAAGAAAAGTAGTGTTAATTATATGCCTCTTCTTTACTACGACTTTACAAACCTGTACAGGTATAGAAGGTGTAGCTTCATCAACACGCTTTCCACCATCATCAAATAATGCCCGCACCTGAgagaaagaaattaaatatatttacagAGGGAAACAAAGTAGGAAAGCAGAATTCAATAACCAGGTGTTAAGGTCATATAGTATTGAATTTTAAGTTTACGCATCTACCAACCTTTCCAAAAGCTTCTCCACAAACTACTATGTCACCCCGTCTAAGGGAGCCATTCTGCACAATAAATGTAGCCAATGGTCCCTTTGATTTATCTAGCCCAGCCTCGATGACTGTTCCCTTTGCACTTCTATCAGGATTAGCTTTCAGCTCTTGCAACTAAACCATTAATGCTTAGATCAGAATGAACGCCAGAAAGATAAAAGAAAGCCCAAACAAGTGTATGTTTTAACTGAACAATGATGCAATGTCAATTAGTCAATAGTCTTCAGTCCCATAAAAGCATCAAAAAAATAATCAAGGTATCTCCAATATGGAGGAAACTTAAGAATGCTAGGACACAAAAACATAATAGTATTTTCTCATACCATATGCatatgattaaataaaaaatggaaaGTGAGTATTAAACTCCATGTAtttttgagaaaaatatagaTGTGCTGAATGTGTAAACTTACTCTCATAGTGGAATTATTTCCATCTATTGATCACAACTCACAAGTATATGCCAAAAACAAGATTTTCAACCAATACACATTTAtaacattaaaatttataaattaatcagATAAAGAGATAGAATAGTTATAAAGTGGCTTAAGCTAGTCATGACACCAACAGTAAAAATACCTCAGCAACAAGCATAACAGTTTCTAAGAGATCATCCACATTCTTCCCTTTAAGAGCACTTATCTGTTCACATAAAAAACAGGAGAAAAATATAACTTCTTTAAAAgtcaaagaaacaaaaacatggTATGAAAAGCGTCAAATAAGAAACACAAACCGGAACCATTGGGGTGTTGCCACCCCAATCTTCTGGCATTAAACCAATTGAAGAAAGCTCCTGCATGACTCGTTCTGGATTTGCTCCATCTTTATCTATCTGTTTAAGAGAAGTAAATAATAACTTGACAACAATTTCTCAAGCCATCATCAGGTAAAGCATAAGAATTTATAAATAAGGTTGCACCCATCATGTTGACATGCCTTGTTTATAGCAATGACTATGGGTACTCCCGCTGCTTTGGCATGAGCAATAGCTTCATTTGTTTGAGGACGAATTCCATCATCGGCAGCCACAACAATAACAGCAATGTCTGTTACACTTGCTCCACGAGCTCTCATCGCTCCAAATGCCTACAGGGGCACATATATGTATTTCTTATTGAAGGGAAAGAAAGTGAAAAATTGAGTTATAGTTAAAAACTACATGTCAGCATAAGAATTAAAGGATTTGACAATGATCCAGCAGAAGGAATTGCATACTTATAAGGAAAAACTTAGAAGtggataattttattaaaactgTGTATACCTCATGTCCAGGAGTGTCAAGGAAAACACAGGGCAACGTTTTGCCATCAAAAGGTACTTGCACTTTATAGGCCCCAATTCCTTGTGTGATCCCACCAGCTTCAGAAGCAGCTACCTGTTAACAATTTGTGCATCAGGCTAAAACTGAATGAGTGTAATATGAGATTTGGCAGGAGAAGCTCCAGAAATAACATAATTCCTGTAAATTCTTATGCTATGAAAAGAACAAGATGCAGTCAGCAAAGAAGCACCCAGAAAAGGGAGCAGACTACGGCATAGCATTTCACTGACACAAACAACAATTATTACTAATTTCTAAGCAACTATCTCTTATTGTATATAACAACTCACAATCCAGCAATCCTTTTAATTTTCTCAGCTCAGTATCTCTTTCCATAAGGGCCATCGAAATGCTTGTGTTTTGAAAGTTATATTAACCCCTAATCCTTTACATTGAAATCCATGGATTGCATATTTAGGACCATATCCTTCCTGGAAACCATAGTACAACCAGCATTGGGAACAATTGTATGCATATGTAAACTACTGTACCTAATCATAATACATAAAAGTCGAATGGTCGTAATCATTGACATAACATAACCTTTATATGTTCATGATTCCTAAAAGAAGCTGAAAGAATCATAATGATTTGATTAATTTTCACCATACCTTGCTCTTCCGTATATAATCCAAAAGAGTTGTCTGCCAATTGAAAACACCAAAATGTGTCAGCAAATGTAGGAATTCAGGGTAAATAAAACAGAGAAAAATGAAAGATACAGTGGTATCACTAACCTTGCCATGATCTACATGGCCCATAATAGTAATAACAGGAGGCCTATCTTTGAGTTTATCAAGGTCATCTTCGTCaagaatttctcttttcttcACTAAACCTTCCACTTTGACTGGGTCTGCATCTATGACTTCAACATCATACTCTTTACAAATCATCTTTACCATATCTTTGTCTATAGTTTGTACCCCATCTGGTTTAATCCCCTTGGAGTACAGATAACCAAGGATTTCACCTTCACTGGTGGCCAAACAGTATGCCAATTCCTCCACCAGCATACCACTGTCACCAACCTCCAAAATTTCTACTTTGACAGGAGCTGCATCCCTAGCAGCCTGAAGCCGTGCTGCCTTTCGACTTGCTTTACTCCATTTCCTTCCTTTTCTTGCTGTTGCAGCACCAGGAATAGAGACATTAAGTTCTGATGCGTCCTGAATCACATCTTCATCATCCAAAATTCGTCTTCTTCGTCCTCCCCCAGCCAGAGCACCTTTCTTCCGGAAATCATCTTTAAATTTTCCCGGGGAAGGTGCCTTCCCTGGTTTTGGAGGGGCTAGAACTGCTTGAGCAATTAGAGGATCAACAACTGGTTTCTTGGAAGCAAACTTGTCAATCAAGATGGGTGACTTCTTTTCTTTTGATTTAACCGATGTTTCAGCTGCTCCTTTGTCCCTCAAGACAACGGGTTTTTTGACAGGCGGGGGAGCTATAGAAGGTTTCGATAGTAACGCAGGTTGTGGTTTTGAAGGTTGTTGAGGTTTCAAAGGCTGAGGTTTCGAAGGTGGTTGGGGAGCACGAGTTTGAGAAACCACCTTCTCCCCTCCTCTAGTTTGAGACTTCTCCTCTTCATTCTTGTTATAACTAGGCTTTGGTACTTCCTTCACAACCTTCTGCACTGATGCAACAGAGTCCCCTTTACGCCATACACTCTTCAAGGTTTTAGACTTCAGAGATGCTGCTGAATTCACCGGTCTCTCAGTCCTAGGACTAGCACCAGCATTATTCCTTACTGGTTTATTCACTGAACCATTATTCTTATCACCATTCACCTTAGAACTCCCCAGCTTTTCCGCCTTCTCCAACACCTCCCCAAGTGATTCAATCACTTTATTCCTCTCTTCCACATCCCCAGTAGTCCTTGAGGGCCCCAAGATGGGGTCATCCCTATTGTCCGGTGCCTTCAACACAGGCTTTGGAGGAGGCTTAAGCACAAAACCAGTACCATCATCTCCACCACCCttactactactactactactaTTACTGTTAGAATCAAGGGACACTGAATTTCCTTGGTCAGCAATAAAATCAGTTGTGGTCACTGAATATCTACACACAGACAATGATAAACAATGCCATCTCTTTCTCCCCTTACAATTCCCTCTGGAAAAAGAGACCCTCCTCACCCCAGAATGAGACCTTCCAGAGGAACTCACACCCATAAGGCTCCCCAAACTCACTGGAGAAGCAAGAGAACTCATTGTTCCCTGCTTGCTCCCCACTAAAATTAACATGCTGAGTCCCACCCCACAACACTAACACACAAAAATGTTCCAAAACAAAAACACCTTCTAAAACCCCATCATATCACACACCTCAATCAACTATCCAACCTACCCGGATACCAAATTTCAACCAAGAGTGACAAACTAAGAGTAATACCAACACTTCTGGCCCAATAGAACAAAAATGGTATGGTACCTCGGTTCAAAGACAGAAGAAACTTTGGGTGTCAAATTGAGGTGGAACATGCAACTGGGAGCTtgtgagagaagaagaagaagaagaagatgaagatgatgatgatgacgaTGATGATGAAAGAAAGAAGTGAAGGGTGATTCTGTGGCTATGGAACGTTGTGAGTGATAGGTTTATGGCATTTTCCTTGAAGGGTATGTGTGGATGGTTTTGTGCCTGCGGAATTGTGTATGTGATAAggctttttcttttttttctttttttacttttttattttttatttttttgtttttttatgtacTTCCTTGTACtaggaaaattaaaaataggTTCGAAAAATCctcttaaaacataaaaaaatataaggtgGAATCTAACTTCG includes:
- the LOC137835025 gene encoding translation initiation factor IF-2, chloroplastic codes for the protein MLILVGSKQGTMSSLASPVSLGSLMGVSSSGRSHSGVRRVSFSRGNCKGRKRWHCLSLSVCRYSVTTTDFIADQGNSVSLDSNSNSSSSSSKGGGDDGTGFVLKPPPKPVLKAPDNRDDPILGPSRTTGDVEERNKVIESLGEVLEKAEKLGSSKVNGDKNNGSVNKPVRNNAGASPRTERPVNSAASLKSKTLKSVWRKGDSVASVQKVVKEVPKPSYNKNEEEKSQTRGGEKVVSQTRAPQPPSKPQPLKPQQPSKPQPALLSKPSIAPPPVKKPVVLRDKGAAETSVKSKEKKSPILIDKFASKKPVVDPLIAQAVLAPPKPGKAPSPGKFKDDFRKKGALAGGGRRRRILDDEDVIQDASELNVSIPGAATARKGRKWSKASRKAARLQAARDAAPVKVEILEVGDSGMLVEELAYCLATSEGEILGYLYSKGIKPDGVQTIDKDMVKMICKEYDVEVIDADPVKVEGLVKKREILDEDDLDKLKDRPPVITIMGHVDHGKTTLLDYIRKSKVAASEAGGITQGIGAYKVQVPFDGKTLPCVFLDTPGHEAFGAMRARGASVTDIAVIVVAADDGIRPQTNEAIAHAKAAGVPIVIAINKIDKDGANPERVMQELSSIGLMPEDWGGNTPMVPISALKGKNVDDLLETVMLVAELQELKANPDRSAKGTVIEAGLDKSKGPLATFIVQNGSLRRGDIVVCGEAFGKVRALFDDGGKRVDEATPSIPVQVIGLNNVPIAGDVFEVVESLDAARERAETRAESLRNERISAKAGDGKITLSSLASAVSSGKLSGLDLHQLNIILKVDLQGSIEAVRKALQVLPQENVTLKFLLEATGDVNTSDVDLAVASKAIIVGFNAKAPGSVKSYADNKAVEIRLYRVIYELIDDVRKAMEGLLEPVEEQLTIGSAVVRAVFSSGSGRVAGCMVTEGKVLKDCGIRVKRKGKIVHVGIIDSLRRVKEIVKEVNAGLECGLGLEDFDDWEEGDIIEAFNTIEKKRTLEEASASMAAAVEGVGVAM